CAAGCGCCCGTCCACAAAACCGTGAAATCCGATATATCCGTCGGAATCCGTGGTTCAGAGAGTAGTTTTGCACCCTTATGAGCCGAATGAAAAACATTCCCGCGGAGCTGCTCCGCAACGTCACCATCCAGGACATGGTGGCCGAGGGCAAATGCCTGGTCCGCATCGAGAAGCTGGTCATCTTCGTGTCGCAGGTCGCCCCCGGCGACGTGGTCGATTTGCGCGTCACCAAAGCCAAGAAGAACTTCCTGGAAGCCGTGCCCACGCACTTCCACGCCTACTCCGAGCTGCGCACCACGCCGTTTTGCCAGCACTTTGGCACCTGCGGCGGCTGCAAGTGGCAGCACCTGGGCTACGACTCGCAACTGCGCTTCAAGCAGCAGCAGGTGGAAGACACCCTGCAGCGAATTGGCAAAGTCGAACTGCCCGACATCCAGCAGATTCTGCCCTCGCCGCAGCGCACCTACTACCGCAACAAGCTTGAGTACACGTTCAGCTTTAATGGCTGGCTGACGCAAGAGCAAATCAACGACGACACCCAGGAGTACGACCGCCGGGTGCTGGGCTTCCACACCCCCGCCCGCTTCGATAAGATTATCGACGTGCAGCACTGCCACCTGCAGCCCGAACCGAGCAACGAAATCCGTCTCTTCATCCGCGACTACGCCCGCGAGCGCGACCTGCGCTTCGGCAACATCGTGAAGCAGACCGGCAACCTGCGCAACCTCATTATCCGCACGGCCCAGACCACTGGCGAAATCATGGTGATTTTGCAGTGCTACCTGCCCCACCACAGCATCGAGCCGCTGCTCGACGCCGTGTACGAAAAATTCCCGCAGATTACCTCGCTCAACTACGTGCTCAACAACAAGGGCAACGAAACCTTCCACGACTTGGAAGTGGTGAACTACCGGGGTAAGCCCTATATCGAGGAAGAAATGGAAGGCCTGCGTTTCCGCATCGGCCCGAAGTCTTTCTACCAAACCAATTCCGAGGGCGCCCACCAGCTCTACAAAGTAGCCCGCGAATTCGCCGACCTCCAAGGCGACGAGTTGGTGTACGACCTCTACACCGGCGCCGGAACCATCGCCAGCTTCGTGGCCAAACAGGCCCGCAAGGTCATCGGCGTTGAGTACGTGGAGCAGGCCGTGGCCGACGCCCACGTGAACGCCGAAATTAACAACATCACCAACATGGAGTTCTTCACCGGCGACATGAAGGACGTGCTCACGGCAGAGTTCACCGCCCACCACGGCCGCCCCGACGTCCTCATCACCGACCCGCCCCGCGCCGGCATGCACGAAGACGTGGTGAAGCGCCTGCTGGAGCTGCGCGCCCCCCGCATCGTGTACATCAGCTGCAACCCCGCCACCCAGGCCCGCGACCTGGAGCTGCTCGATGCCGCCTATAAAGTGACGCGCGTGCAGCCGGTGGATATGTTCCCGCACACCCACCACGTGGAGAATGTGGTGGCGCTGGAGTTGAAGTAAAGAATAGAATCGCCTGTCATGAAAAGCTATTCGTCGGCTTCACTTACTGCTTTATTTTACGGCTGGCTAATTGCGACGGCATTTTATCTATTTTTCTACTATGTAATTTTTAGATTTCAAGAATCGAGCATCTATTCGTCGTCTTACATAGTGATATTATGTGTGTTTTCGCTCATTTTTTCTGCCATTGCTAATGCGCTATTCGTGCTTCCATTCAGAAATTATGTAGATAGAATAGCAGCCCAAACCCCTAAAATAGCTTTTGCGCTGATACTTGCATTCTATAGTCTGCTAATCTTTATTCCCGCACTTAACTGGTTGACTGGCGCGACACTAAATCATCCGCAACACCGCTTGATATTTGCCGACGCAGCCATAAATGGATTTGTTTATGGTATGATATATTATTCGCTCCGCAAGCCTACTAGCCAAGTTGATTAAATAATGGACTACTTCAACGACCCTGAACTCAACGGTAAATACCTCGGCACCATCACCAAGGACTTCGCCACCGTGTCCGATACGCTGAGCGAAGCCTCGGCCCAGATTCGCAAGCGCGACATCAGCCAATACCCCATTTTCGTGTTTGCCAAGCAGGAAGTGCCCCTCGGCGGCCTGCTCGTGAACGCCGACGAATTGCAGCTGGAGTGGCACGTCTTCGCCAGCTACCTCGAGCTGTTCGTGCAGCAGGGCATCGTCAGCGCCGAGGGCGTCGAGGCGTTTCAGGCGACTTATAAGGATGCGAATGAGTTCTGCTGCCTCTTCGTGCTCGATGAGGAGTTCACCAACTTCGTGTTCGTGCCCTATCCGGAGGATTAAACTGGGAAAATAGAATAAAAAAGAACGTCATGCTGAGCGCAGTCGAAGCATCTCTACCGTGGTAGTAATTAGTTACTCTCGCGGTAGAGATGCTTCGACTGCGCTCAGCATGACGTTCTGATTCTCGGGTTATCCCAGTTCCTAATTCCGGCGCTGCACAGGCAAGTCTTCCAGCTGCGCGTAGCTCAGCTTCCAGGTATTGTCGGCGGCTTTTTTCCAGAGGAAAATGTAGTTGCCCTCGCCAAAGCCAGCGGCTTCGCCCGGGGCAGCGGGCGCTACGTCTACCGAGAAGGTACCGGCTTCGTAAGCCATGTTCGCGTCGGTGCCGGTGCTGCTCACGCTGGTCTTGAGGTTGCTGATGGTGGCAACGGTGGCGCTTACCCATTTCTGCGACACTTCGTCTTTGCCTTTCCAATGGGCATTGCCCTGCACAAAGGCTACATCATCGGCCATCATGCCGGTGATTTTGCCGGTATCGCGGCTGTTCCAGGCGCTGATAAAGTCCTGGTCAAGGGTTTGCACGTTCACGGCGTCGCCGGTTTTGGAGCACGAGCTCAGCGCAACGGCTACAAACAAGCTGCAAAGAAAGGATTTCATACATCCAAGGTGTTGGTGAAAGGGAAATGTGGTGGGCGGCATCACCCACGGGCTAAAAGTAGCAAACCCGAGCGTTGGCGCCCGGGGTTTGACATATTACGCAAAGCGCGGGCTTACCAGCTTTTCCGACGAATTTCTTCGGTCGAGTAGGGCTTGGAAGCGTCGCCGTAGTGTGGGTTGGGCAAGTAGGCGGCGCCCGATACGCCCGGCTGGCTCAGGGCGCCCGGCATGGCGGCAGAGGCGGTGAGGCTGTTCACAGGCATGGCCGTGGTTTGGGTGGTGGTGGCTACCAAGGCCGTCTTGCTCTCGTTGCGGGCGTTGGCGCGGCGCAGCTCGGCGCGGTAGGCGGCTTCACGAGCGGCCGCGGCACGGTTGGCGGCCGCAATGCGGGCCTTCTCTTTATTCTTGTTGTCGATGTGCTTGCCCACGCCGTAGCCGATGGCACCACCGGCCACGCCGCCCACTACGCCGCCCACGGCCCGGTTGCGCTTGTTGATGATGGCACCGGCAGCGGCACCGCCCAGGCCGCCAATTACGGCGCCTTTGGCTTGCGGGCTCCACTGGGCTTTAGCAGGCGCCGAGCCAAATACGGTGCTCAGCAGGACAATCAGGGCGAAGAAATACGGAAGCTTTTTCATGGCTGTAAAGCGAAAGTTGGGGTGAAATCCTGGCGGATATCAAACCGGAAAAACAATTAGCGTGCCACTCCAGAACGTGGCGCTTAGCCCCCTAACGATTGGATGCCCCGGAAGGTTGATTTCTCTCCGCCAAAACCGGGCTAAAAGCTGGTCCAGCCCTGGGCCTTAAGCGGCACCGGTTGACCGGCTTTGGTGATGAGATTTGCGCCGTCGGCCTTGTCGGTGAGGTGGCCGAGGATGGTGATGTCGGGGTGGTTTTTAATTTTCTCGTGGTCGGTCACGGGCACTGTAAACAGCAACTCGTAGTCCTCGCCGCCGTTGAGGGCGCAGGTGATGGGGTCGAGGTTGAACTCGGCCGCGGCTTCCAGCGTGGGATTGGCCAAGGGCAGAAATTCGCTGAACACCCGCGCGCCCGTGCCACTGCTGGCGCACAAGTGCAGCACCTCCGAAGCCAGCCCGTCGGAAATATCTATCATGCTGGTGGGCCGGATGCCCAGCTCGCGCAGCTCGTGCACAATGTCGAGCCGCGCTTCGGGCCGCAGTTGGCGCTGCACCACGTATTCGTAGTTGCCCAGTTCGGGCTGGGTTTCGGGGTCGGCGAGGAAGGCCTGCTTTTCGCGCTCTAGCACCTGCAGGCCCAGGAAAGCGCCGCCGAGGTCGCCGCTTACGCAGAGCAGGTCGGTGGGCTTGCCGCCGCTGCGGCGCACGGCCTGGCCGGCGGGAGCCTCGCCCAGCACGGTCACGGCCAGGGTGAGGCCGCCGCGGCTGGCAGTGGTGTCGCCGCCCACCAAGTCCACATTATAGGCCTCGCAGGCCAGTCGCATGCCGGCGTACAGCTCCTCCACGGCCTCCACCGTGAAGCGCGGGCCCACCGAGAGGGCTACCACCAGCTGGGTGGGCAGGGCATTCATGGCCGCCACGTCCGACACGTTCACGGCCACGGCCTTGTAGCCCAGGTGCCGCAGGGGGCAAAACGACAAGTCGAAGTGAATGCCTTCCACCAGCAGGTCGGTGGTCATCACCAGCTCGTGGCCGGCGGTGGGGGCAATGATGGCGGCGTCGTCGCCGATGCCGAGCACCGTGCCGGGCTGGCGCTGGCTGAAACCGGCCTGCAGGCGGTCAATGAGGGCAAATTCGCCAATGGCGTTGAGAGGCGTGAGGTTTTCGGGCATGAGAAAGTAGTTGTCGGTTGCTGGTCGCTAGTTGTCAGTTGTTGGTCACGCATCGTGTGGTTGCTGAACAGCAGACCACCGACAACTCAGCCGCAAAAGTACGCGCACAAAAAAAGGAGGGAATTGCTTCCCTCCTTTTCCTGCTTGCAAGCGGGGCACTTTACTGCACCACCAGCTCTTTGTAGATTTTGGTCTGGCCGTCGGCGCTCCAAATCTGCACGAAGTACAGGCCGGGCTTCAGGCTCGACACGTCCAGTTGCAGCTTCTCCTGGCCGGCGCCTTTGGCCTGGGCCGAGATGCTCTGGCCGAGGTTGTTGAGCACGGTTACGGTGCCCACTTTGGCGTCTTTAATTTCTACCGTGGCCAGGCCGTGGGCCGGGTTGGGGTACACGCTGATGTTGGCGTCGAACTTGGCCAGCGTGCCCGAAATGGTGGTCTGGTAGGCGCCAAACGGACCGGTGTAGCCGATGTGCTGGCCCAGCTGGTCGTAGAGCTGCGCGCCCACCGAGCCGCTGCCCGTGGTGCCGGGAGGGAAAGCGTAGCTATACACCGACCACTCGGTGGCGATGTTGTAGGCATTGGCGGCCGTGCTGCGCACGGGCGGGTTGGAACCGGGCACGTTCTGGGGGCCGGGGTTCACGCGCACGCCGGTCGAAACCGACGGACGGCGCACCAGGCTCTGGTTGGCCGACGAGGGGTACACGGCGTTGGCGCCGGTGCCATCCACGGGGTTGGTGCCGCTCCAGTTGCCGGTGCCGCTGCCGCCCGAAGCCAGCAGGGGCTGCTCGCCAATCACGCCAATCAGGTCCACAATAACGCCTTGGCCGGTGCCAGCCGTGCCGCTGGGGTAGCGCACCAGGGCCATGGCGTCGTCGCCATTGAAGTACGCCACACCGCCGCCGACGAGCACCGTGGGGCCGGTGGTGGGCGCGTGGCCCACGCTGAACTGGTTGGCCGCGGTGCGGATGACCGGCAGCGTCGCCTCGCCGCTCGCCATCACGAAGGTGCTGCGGGGGTTCATCGTGTTCGAACCCACGGCTACCTGGTTGGCATCGCTGCGCAACAGGCGCTCTTCCTCGGTGGGCGTGGTGCTGCCGTTGGAATAGCGGCGGATGGAGTACGGGTTGAGGTTGACCACGCTGGTGGTCGGGTTGTAGATTTCAATGGCCCGCTCGCTGCCCGTGGAGGGGGTGGCGCCGCCATAGTTCACGCCCGATTGGTGTGCTCCTTCGTCGTACTCGGAGAAAAATAGTTCGGTGCCTTGGGCATGGGCAGCCCCGGAGAGCAGCAAGCCAGCCGACAGCAGTAAGTAATGCTTGTTCATAAAAAAGTGAGGTTAGGAAAGTCAGTGCAACGGCAAAGATACGTGTTTCTAACAGTTTAGTTTGCGTGCGGAAACCGAGTTAACAATCAAATAAAAGCGGGCCCGTGGGCGCAACGGACCGTTTAGCGGCGGTAGATGGCTGCAGTGGACTTTTTTAGTCGCGCGGGTGCCCTAACGCCCGTTAGGCGACCTATCTTTACCCTTGCACTCCCATCCCACCCATGTCGACCGCCGCTCCCCTTCGCCCCCGTAAGGCTCAAATCGACCGCACCGCCACGGCCCTGTTCCGGTCGCGCGGCTTTGCGGCCACCAGCATGCGCGAGCTGGCCACGGCCCTTGGGCTGGAGGCCGGCAGCCTGTATTCGCACATTAAGTCGAAGGAAGAAATATTGCACCGGGTGTGCTTCGGGCTGGCCGAAAGCTTCTTTGCGGGCTTTGCCACCGCCACCTTCGACGACGAAAAGCCCGTGGCCACGCGGCTGCGGCAGGCCATCGAGGCCCACGTGCGCGTGCTGACGGACGACAGCGCCGCCTCGGCCGTGTTCCTGCACGAGTGGCGCCACCTCAGCGAGCCGGCCCGGGGCGAGTTTCTGGCCCTGCGCGACCGCTACGAAGCGGCTTTCCGCGAGCTGATTGCCAGGGGCGTGAGCACCGGCGAGCTGCACACGCCCGATGCGGCCTTTGCCGCCCTCACCCTGCTGGCCAGCCTCAACTGGCTGCCCTCCTGGTACCGGCCCGATGGCAAGCTCACGCCCGATGAAATTGCGCACCGCCTGGCCGAGCAGCTGCTCAGCGGCCTGCTCGCCAATCCCGGGCCCGCCGGCATCGCCGCGTAGCCGACCGCGCGACTTTAGTGGCGGCGCCTTGCAATAGTTATCAGGAAACTGCCGTTGGCCCCATGCGGTTGAGTAGACCGTTATGTTTTCAGGCAACCCGGGCCGGGCGTAGCTTTGGCCACTCTTGTTTTTATCGACTTACCCGTATGGCTTTTCCTTTCGTTTCGCGGCTGAAATCGTTTCTTTTTGCTTCGCTGGTGCTTGCCGCCTGCGCCGCCTCCTGCAAGCGCGACGGCGCCAAAACCGTGCTCAATCCGGCGTCAACGGCGGCCGTGAAAGCCCAGTTTGAAGTGCTGCAGGACTCCGTGGACCTGAAATGGCGCAACATGACCGAGAGCGACGACCAGAAAATCGGCGTGACGCGGCTGCTTCTGCGCGAGCTGCGGAACCAGCCCGGCACCACCCCCGCGCAGCTGCAGGGCCTGGAGCGCGCCAACAACCGCCTCAAGGCCATTCGCTACAACCAGGAAACCATGGCCAGCTCGGACCTGATTGACCGCTACGACAATGCCCAGGATTCACTCTTGACGGCCCTCTACCCCGTGGCCGCGCCCAACGGCCAGGCCCCCACCGAAAACGCCCGCAACTTCGTGGAAGGCATTCAGCAGCTCGATGCTGGCGTGGTGGCCTTCCGGGTGCAATACGACCATGCCGTGCACCAGTACAACGACTATTTGCGCTTGCACCTGGCCGAGTTGCAGTCGCTGGGCGGCAAGTACGCCACGCTCAAGCCCCTGCCCTTCTTCACCATCGGAGCAAAGTAGGGCCGCGCGGCCCCGCTACATTCAGAGCCCGTGCAACCCGGCGGCCCCCCGGCCGGTCATGCCCCCGAACCTGCATTATTTGCTCATGGCCCGCTACTTTTCGTTTGCCCGCCGCACCTGGAGTGTGGCCTTACTCGGCGTCGTTTTGCTCACCAGTTGCAAAAAGGCCGACACCGAGCCCGATGATAAAATAGTTATTTGCTACGGCTACCCGGGCGCTTGCGACACCCCCGCCACCGTGCGCGACCTCTCCGGCCTCGACGGCTGCGGCAAGGTGCTGGAG
This DNA window, taken from Hymenobacter sp. 5317J-9, encodes the following:
- the rlmD gene encoding 23S rRNA (uracil(1939)-C(5))-methyltransferase RlmD, whose translation is MSRMKNIPAELLRNVTIQDMVAEGKCLVRIEKLVIFVSQVAPGDVVDLRVTKAKKNFLEAVPTHFHAYSELRTTPFCQHFGTCGGCKWQHLGYDSQLRFKQQQVEDTLQRIGKVELPDIQQILPSPQRTYYRNKLEYTFSFNGWLTQEQINDDTQEYDRRVLGFHTPARFDKIIDVQHCHLQPEPSNEIRLFIRDYARERDLRFGNIVKQTGNLRNLIIRTAQTTGEIMVILQCYLPHHSIEPLLDAVYEKFPQITSLNYVLNNKGNETFHDLEVVNYRGKPYIEEEMEGLRFRIGPKSFYQTNSEGAHQLYKVAREFADLQGDELVYDLYTGAGTIASFVAKQARKVIGVEYVEQAVADAHVNAEINNITNMEFFTGDMKDVLTAEFTAHHGRPDVLITDPPRAGMHEDVVKRLLELRAPRIVYISCNPATQARDLELLDAAYKVTRVQPVDMFPHTHHVENVVALELK
- a CDS encoding nuclear transport factor 2 family protein, which produces MKSFLCSLFVAVALSSCSKTGDAVNVQTLDQDFISAWNSRDTGKITGMMADDVAFVQGNAHWKGKDEVSQKWVSATVATISNLKTSVSSTGTDANMAYEAGTFSVDVAPAAPGEAAGFGEGNYIFLWKKAADNTWKLSYAQLEDLPVQRRN
- the thiL gene encoding thiamine-phosphate kinase; translation: MPENLTPLNAIGEFALIDRLQAGFSQRQPGTVLGIGDDAAIIAPTAGHELVMTTDLLVEGIHFDLSFCPLRHLGYKAVAVNVSDVAAMNALPTQLVVALSVGPRFTVEAVEELYAGMRLACEAYNVDLVGGDTTASRGGLTLAVTVLGEAPAGQAVRRSGGKPTDLLCVSGDLGGAFLGLQVLEREKQAFLADPETQPELGNYEYVVQRQLRPEARLDIVHELRELGIRPTSMIDISDGLASEVLHLCASSGTGARVFSEFLPLANPTLEAAAEFNLDPITCALNGGEDYELLFTVPVTDHEKIKNHPDITILGHLTDKADGANLITKAGQPVPLKAQGWTSF
- a CDS encoding T9SS type A sorting domain-containing protein, which gives rise to MNKHYLLLSAGLLLSGAAHAQGTELFFSEYDEGAHQSGVNYGGATPSTGSERAIEIYNPTTSVVNLNPYSIRRYSNGSTTPTEEERLLRSDANQVAVGSNTMNPRSTFVMASGEATLPVIRTAANQFSVGHAPTTGPTVLVGGGVAYFNGDDAMALVRYPSGTAGTGQGVIVDLIGVIGEQPLLASGGSGTGNWSGTNPVDGTGANAVYPSSANQSLVRRPSVSTGVRVNPGPQNVPGSNPPVRSTAANAYNIATEWSVYSYAFPPGTTGSGSVGAQLYDQLGQHIGYTGPFGAYQTTISGTLAKFDANISVYPNPAHGLATVEIKDAKVGTVTVLNNLGQSISAQAKGAGQEKLQLDVSSLKPGLYFVQIWSADGQTKIYKELVVQ
- a CDS encoding TetR/AcrR family transcriptional regulator, giving the protein MSTAAPLRPRKAQIDRTATALFRSRGFAATSMRELATALGLEAGSLYSHIKSKEEILHRVCFGLAESFFAGFATATFDDEKPVATRLRQAIEAHVRVLTDDSAASAVFLHEWRHLSEPARGEFLALRDRYEAAFRELIARGVSTGELHTPDAAFAALTLLASLNWLPSWYRPDGKLTPDEIAHRLAEQLLSGLLANPGPAGIAA